A window from Chaetodon trifascialis isolate fChaTrf1 chromosome 5, fChaTrf1.hap1, whole genome shotgun sequence encodes these proteins:
- the mid1ip1l gene encoding mid1-interacting protein 1-like, whose protein sequence is MMQISSDSASNKHSLINVMHRFIAAANNMDETIMVPSLLRDVPLEEQAASEVEPNNNNEPPCPNKQRDMYEHYLLLKSIKNDMEWGLLKREMSSGASFLEMAVKQEEQQPVTGDLLLEDNSDLEHQFHYHLRGLFGVLSKLTLQADHLTNRYKREIGGGNFMR, encoded by the coding sequence atgatgcagatcAGCAGCGACTCCGCCAGCAACAAGCACTCCCTCATCAACGTCATGCACCGCTTCATAGCAGCTGCCAACAACATGGACGAGACCATCATGGTGCCCAGCCTGCTGCGAGACGTGCCGCTGGAGGAGCAGGCGGCCAGTGAGGTGGAGCCCAATAATAACAACGAGCCGCCTTGTCCCAACAAGCAGAGGGACATGTACGAGCACTACCTGCTCCTCAAGTCCATAAAGAACGACATGGAGTGGGGTCTGCTGAAGAGGGAGATGAGCAGCGGCGCCAGCTTCCTGGAGATGGCGgtgaagcaggaggagcagcagcctgtcacCGGGGACCTGCTCCTGGAAGACAACTCGGACCTGGAGCATCAGTTTCATTATCACCTCAGAGGACTGTTTGGAGTTCTGTCCAAGCTCACGCTGCAAGCCGACCACCTCACCAACAGGTACAAGAGAGAAATCGGAGGTGGAAACTTCATGAGATAG